From a single Maylandia zebra isolate NMK-2024a linkage group LG3, Mzebra_GT3a, whole genome shotgun sequence genomic region:
- the LOC112431765 gene encoding uncharacterized protein LOC112431765 has translation MSLRSGRNYLKDYAAEELDEAAGGEQQPDVATQPATTQQRSQPFDTKSQQSRTSTRRSQRTSSSTASAAARAYAKAQAARAQLAFAEKEANAMKQRAELDAHLHVLQCQKAIAAAEAEASAYEEAEIQSGELYGELCEEAEPISTVHRTNEYVQQQCELLYPDTQHDSAQPPKGNCNEVDAQDSTQITNPFITNTQTKTPPVNRERKQEQTVNTGVVDTYWSNSTKHTPNLNNCVPESSEMQQFAKYLIRKELVSTGLLQFDDKPENYWAWKTSFISATKDLNLSPREELDLLTKWLGPTSSEQAKRIRAVHTLNPAAGAKMVWQRLEECYGSPEAIEDALLKKVEDFPKLTNKDNVKLQELSDILLELQCAKQDGALPGLAYLDTARGVRQIVEKLPFNLQEKWTTVGTQYKETHSVSFPPFSVFTQFVQRQAKMRNDPSFAMSKANTHVPSPPTEKLRSYSRKPTVSAHKMDITAESDQNNLSPKKMEEPDRQCPIHKKPHPLKKCKLFRDKTIEERQAYLKEHHICYRCCGSVQHIAKNCKAMVKCIECDSLKHLSAMHPGPTLAPKSTTPGNNDNEEQIESSPSVESKCTEVCGQGDSPRSCSKISLVKVYPAGQKERAIKMYAVIDDQSNRSLVKSEFFSLFKINAKPTPYTLKTCSGREQTSGRRAVNFFLESLDGEVNIQLPPLIECDSVPDNRSEIPSPEIAQHHPHLLPVTDNIPPVDHHAPILLLLGRDVIRVHKVREQINGPNDAPYAQRLDLGWVIVGEVCLGKVHSQSEVNVYKTHTLDNGRASYFEPCPNTIHVKENYGVTMNATCITDDLGHSVFVRSEGDNKQAMSIDDRAFLTIMDSEVYQNQENSWVAPLPFRSQRRRLPDNREQALKRLCSLRKTLEKRPEMKDHYIQFMQKMLDNDQAEPAPPLPLNKEHWYLPTFGVYHPQKPQQIRVVFDSSAECDGISLNQVLLGGPDLNNSLLGVLLRFRKEPIALTADVQQMFYCFVVREDHRDYLRYLWYEDNDITKSIVEFRMKVHVFGNSPSPAVAIYCMRQAAQQGEREHGSDARQFVERQFYVDDGLTSVATPEEAINLLTRTQNMLAESNLRLHKVASNCSQVMEAFPVEDRAKDLKDLDLGVDPLPVQRSLGLCWNLQSDSFTYQVSNESKPFTRRGVLSTVNSLYDPLGFAAPIIMQGKALLRELSSDGKDWDTLLPPEKQERWDLWKDSLQALENLQIPRCYSPGTLSTTKVKELCIFCDASTVAIGAVVYLRTVDSEGQCHTGFVMGKSKLAPRPAHTVPRLELCAAVLAVEMFELIRDELDIKVDNVTFYTDSRIVLGYIHNTSRRFYMYVANRVTRIRASTHPSQWHYVPSELNPADQATRFIPAADLQNSTWFSGPPFLYSDPHTEPHTGPFTLIEPEKDREIHPEIKVMKTTVAEPQLGSDRFKKYSNWITLCRVIARLIHVVTSFAQKTSGRRGWKGFGETPSVQELTRAQAVIIRAVQQEAYKGTLENIKEGRKVSGIFDALKKLNPVVDKDSLLRVGGRLSAADLTENEKHPLIIPSTSHIAMLIVTHYHERVAHQGRHITEGAIRGAGYWIIGGKRLVSSVIHRCVTCRKLRGKMQIQKMADLPADRVTPEPPFTTVGLDVFGPWTIVTRRTRGGCSQNKRWAVLFTCMSTRAVHIELIETMSADSFINALRRLFSIRGPAKFLRSDRGTNFVGACKELDLNSGNKAVGKYLQERGCVWTFNPPHASHMGGSWERLIGVARRILDAMLLQTEQTRLTHEVLCTFMAEVMAIINARPLVPISTDPDSPAVLTPAVLLTQKMSAVSAPLGNFSSGQLFGKQWKHVQLLADTFWKRWKGEYLSTLQGRAKWTETRPNVKIGDVVLLKDLQASRNEWPMGLIVKTFPSSDKKVRKVEVRTVKDGTVKMFLRPVSEIVVLLAETE, from the coding sequence TCAGGAAGAAATTACCTAAAAGACTACGCTGCTGAAGAGCTAGACGAAGCAGCCGGTGGTGAACAGCAACCAGACGTTGCCACTCAACCAGCTACAACGCAGCAACGGTCTCAACCATTCGACACCAAGTCGCAGCAATCCAGAACCTCGACAAGGCGTTCTCAACGGACATCCTCATCAacagcttctgcagctgcaaGGGCCTACGCCAAAGCTCAAGCAGCACGAGCTCAACTGGCCTTCGCTGAAAAGGAAGCTAATGCAATGAAACAGAGAGCTGAACTGGATGCTCATCTACATGTCCTCCAGTGCCAAAAAGCAATAGCCgcagctgaagcagaggccTCAGCCTATGAAGAAGCAGAGATTCAGAGCGGGGAGCTCTACGGAGAACTTTGTGAGGAAGCTGAGCCCATCAGTACAGTGCACCGCACTAACGAATATGTTCAACAACAATGTGAGTTACTCTACCCAGACACTCAGCACGACTCAGCACAGCCTCCTAAAGGAAATTGCAATGAAGTAGATGCACAAGACAGTACACAAATAACTAATCCTTTTATAACCAACACTCAGACGAAAACACCACCTGTAAATAGAGAAAGGAAACAGGAGCAAACAGTGAACACTGGTGTAGTCGACACGTACTGGTCCAACTCCACAAAGCACACCCCCAACCTTAACAACTGTGTACCTGAATCAAGTGAAATGCAACAGTTTGCAAAATACCTAATTCGCAAAGAACTAGTCAGTACAGGTCTTTTGCAATTTGATGACAAACCTGAAAACTATTGGGCATGGAAAACCTCATTCATCAGCGCAACCAAAGACCTAAATTTGTCTCCAAGAGAGGAATTAGACTTGCTAACAAAATGGTTGGGTCCAACATCATCCGAACAGGCTAAGCGCATTCGTGCTGTACACACCCTCAATCCTGCTGCAGGTGCGAAGATGGTCTGGCAGCGCCTTGAAGAGTGCTACGGCTCACCTGAGGCTATTGAGGACGCACTCTTAAAAAAGGTAGAGGACTTTCCCAAACTCACAAACAAAGACAATGTTAAGCTGCAGGAACTTAGTGACATCTTATTGGAGCTTCAGTGTGCTAAACAAGATGGTGCGCTCCCAGGACTTGCTTACCTGGACACAGCTAGAGGAGTCAGGCAAATAGTGGAAAAACTTCCCTTCAACCTACAGGAAAAGTGGACAACTGTAGGAACACAGTACAAGGAGACTCATAGTGTGTCATTTCCTCCTTTCTCAGTTTTCACACAATTTGTCCAGCGGCAAGCGAAAATGAGGAATGACCCAAGCTTTGCTATGTCCAAGGCCAACACCCATGTCCCTTCTCCCCCAACAGAAAAACTGAGGTCTTATAGTCGCAAACCTACTGTGTCAGCACACAAAATGGACATTACGGCAGAGTCGGACCAGAATAATCTCAGTCCAAAGAAAATGGAGGAACCGGATCGCCAGTGCCCAATCCACAAAAAACCACATCCACTCAAAAAGTGTAAGCTCTTTAGAGACAAAACTATTGAAGAAAGACAAGCCTATCTCAAAGAGCACCACATATGCTACAGATGCTGTGGGTCTGTCCAACACATTGCAAAAAACTGTAAAGCAATGGTTAAGTGTATTGAATGTGACAGCCTCAAACACTTATCTGCAATGCATCCTGGTCCTACTCTTGCCCCTAAGAGTACTACACCAGGAAACAACGACAATGAAGAGCAAATCGAGAGCTCACCTTCAGTCGAGTCGAAGTGCACAGAGGTATGTGGCCAAGGTGATAGCCCACGTTCATGTTCTAAGATCAGTTTGGTCAAAGTGTATCCCGCAGGCCAAAAAGAGAGAGCTATAAAAATGTACGCAGTAATAGATGATCAGTCCAACAGGTCACTGGTTAAGTCAGagtttttcagccttttcaaAATCAATGCCAAACCCACTCCATACACCTTAAAGACTTGCTCTGGCAGAGAACAAACCTCAGGTAGGAGAGCTGTAAACTTCTTCCTCGAGTCTTTGGATGGAGAAGTCAACATCCAGCTACCCCCTTTAATTGAATGTGACTCTGTGCCGGACAATAGATCTGAAATACCCTCTCCAGAGATTGCCCAGCATCACCCACATCTTCTTCCAGTGACAGATAACATCCCACCTGTCGACCACCACGCCCCAATCCTTTTACTCCTTGGAAGGGACGTCATCAGGGTCCATAAGGTACGTGAGCAAATCAACGGACCCAATGATGCACCATACGCCCAAAGGCTAGACCTGGGTTGGGTTATTGTGGGGGAGGTGTGTCTAGGAAAAGTGCACAGTCAGTCAGAGGTCAATGTCTATAAAACACACACCTTAGATAATGGACGTGCATCCTATTTTGAGCCTTGCCCAAACACAATTCACGTTAAAGAGAATTATGGGGTCACTATGAATGCAACCTGCATCACAGACGATTTGGGACACTCTGTGTTTGTTAGATCTGAGGGTGATAACAAACAAGCCATGTCTATCGACGACAGAGCATTCCTGACAATAATGGACAGTGAAGTTTATCAAAACCAAGAGAACAGCTGGGTTGCACCTTTACCCTTTCGCTCACAGAGAAGGAGGCTCCCTGACAACAGAGAACAAGCCCTAAAACGCCTCTGCTCTCTCCGAAAGACTTTGGAAAAGAGACCAGAAATGAAAGATCACTACATCCAATTCATGCAGAAAATGTTGGATAACGACCAAGCCGAGCCTGCCCCTCCTCTGCCACTAAATAAAGAACATTGGTATCTACCCACGTTTGGGGTATACCACCCACAGAAGCCACAACAAATACGAGTCGTGTTTGATTCAAGTGCAGAATGTGACGGAATTTCGCTCAATCAAGTGCTTCTTGGCGGACCTGATTTGAACAACTCCCTATTGGGAGTGCTGTTGCGCTTCCGCAAAGAGCCCATAGCCCTGACAGCCGATGTGCAGCAAATGTTTTACTGCTTCGTTGTGCGCGAAGACCACAGAGATTATCTGCGTTATCTGTGGTATGAGGACAATGACATTACAAAGAGCATAGTTGAGTTTAGAATGAAGGTCCACGTGTTTGGAAACAGCCCGTCACCCGCTGTTGCCATCTACTGCATGAGACAGGCAGCACAGCAGGGAGAACGAGAACACGGATCTGATGCAAGACAGTTTGTTGAGCGTCAGTTTTATGTTGACGATGGTCTCACATCAGTCGCCACGCCAGAGGAAGCAATCAACCTGCTCACAAGAACGCAAAACATGTTGGCAGAGTCTAACTTGCGCCTCCACAAGGTGGCATCAAACTGCAGTCAAGTCATGGAAGCTTTCCCTGTTGAGGATCGTGCAAAGGACCTGAAAGATTTAGACCTAGGAGTAGACCCTCTTCCAGTTCAGAGAAGCTTGGGACTCTGTTGGAACCTACAATCTGACAGCTTCACTTACCAGGTGTCAAATGAGAGCAAACCATTCACACGGAGGGGAGTATTGTCGACAGTTAATAGCCTCTATGACCCTTTGGGATTTGCTGCTCCCATAATAATGCAGGGCAAAGCATTACTCAGGGAACTGTCATCTGATGGAAAAGACTGGGACACACTCTTACCCCCTGAGAAACAGGAGAGGTGGGACTTATGGAAAGACTCTTTGCAAGCCCTTGAGAACCTCCAAATACCAAGGTGCTACAGCCCAGGTACGTTAAGCACAACGAAAGTGAAAGAACTTTGCATTTTCTGTGATGCCTCCACTGTCGCTATAGGTGCAGTAGTCTATCTGCGTACAGTTGACAGTGAAGGACAGTGTCATACTGGGTTTGTGATGGGGAAGTCTAAACTCGCACCCCGCCCCGCACACACTGTACCACGCCTGGAACTATGTGCTGCTGTGCTCGCGGTGGAAATGTTTGAGCTCATCAGAGACGAGTTAGACATTAAAGTAGACAATGTGACTTTTTACACAGACAGTAGGATTGTGTTGGGGTACATACACAACACCTCCAGACGATTCTACATGTATGTTGCCAACAGGGTTACGCGCATTAGAGCATCCACCCATCCGAGTCAATGGCATTATGTACCAAGTGAGTTAAATCCAGCTGACCAGGCCACTCGGTTCATTCCAGCAGCAGACCTGCAGAACAGTACCTGGTTCTCAGGTCCACCCTTTCTGTACTCTGACCCACACACAGAACCACACACTGGTCCTTTCACGCTCATCGAacctgaaaaagacagagagataCATCCGgaaataaaagtaatgaaaaCTACTGTAGCAGAGCCACAGTTGGGTTCTGACCGTTTCAAAAAGTACTCAAACTGGATCACTCTTTGCAGAGTCATAGCCAGACTCATTCATGTAGTTACATCCTTTGCACAAAAGACAAGTGGGCGAAGGGGATGGAAAGGTTTCGGTGAGACACCGAGCGTCCAAGAACTCACCCGAGCCCAAGCAGTCATTATTCGAGCCGTCCAACAAGAAGCTTACAAAGGGACGCTTGAAAACAttaaagaaggaaggaaggtcAGTGGCATATTTGATGCACTCAAAAAGCTCAATCCTGTAGTGGACAAAGACAGTCTCTTACGAGTCGGTGGACGTCTTTCCGCTGCCGATCTCACAGAGAATGAAAAGCACCCTCTGATTATCCCATCTACCAGCCACATCGCCATGCTAATTGTAACTCACTATCATGAACGAGTGGCTCATCAAGGAAGACACATAACTGAAGGAGCTATCCGTGGTGCTGGGTACTGGATAATTGGAGGGAAGCGGCTTGTGTCATCTGTCATTCATCGGTGTGTCACATGTCGCAAGTTGCGAGGCAAAATGCAGATCCAGAAAATGGCAGACTTGCCTGCAGACCGAGTCACCCCTGAACCACCCTTTACCACTGTAGGCCTAGATGTATTTGGGCCATGGACTATTGTGACGCGTCGTACAAGAGGTGGTTGTTCCCAGAACAAACGTTGGGCTGTGTTATTCACATGCATGTCAACTAGGGCTGTGCATATCGAACTGATAGAGACTATGTCTGCTGATAGTTTTATCAATGCATTAAGAAGGCTCTTCTCTATTCGGGGCCCGGCCAAGTTTCTGCGCTCGGACAGAGGCACGAATTTTGTGGGCGCTTGTAAGGAATTAGACCTAAACTCAGGAAACAAAGCAGTAGGAAAGTACCTGCAAGAGAGAGGGTGTGTTTGGACTTTCAATCCCCCTCATGCGTCTCATATGGGAGGCTCGTGGGAGCGCCTTATAGGCGTTGCCAGGCGCATTCTGGATGCAATGTTGttacaaactgaacaaacacgtCTTACTCATGAAGTGTTGTGCACCTTCATGGCCGAGGTGATGGCAATTATTAATGCAAGGCCTCTTGTTCCCATATCCACCGACCCTGACAGTCCTGCAGTACTCACTCCAGCAGTGCTACTAACGCAGAAGATGAGTGCTGTGTCCGCCCCACTTGGGAACTTCTCATCAGGGCAGCTGTTTGGGAAACAATGGAAACATGTTCAACTCCTCGCTGACACTTTTTGGAAAAGGTGGAAGGGAGAGTATTTATCCACCTTACAAGGTCGTGCAAAATGGACAGAGACTAGACCTAATGTCAAAATAGGAGATGTGGTCCTGCTAAAGGACCTCCAAGCCAGCAGGAACGAATGGCCCATGGGACTAATAGTAAAAACATTCCCCAGCAGCGACAAGAAGGTCCGAAAAGTGGAAGTGCGGACTGTAAAAGATGGGACTGTTAAAATGTTTCTCAGACCAGTTTCAGAGATTGTTGTTTTGCTTGCAGAGACTGAATGA